Proteins encoded in a region of the Planococcus citri chromosome 1, ihPlaCitr1.1, whole genome shotgun sequence genome:
- the Taldo gene encoding probable transaldolase, whose protein sequence is MCENPIKKQKMSSSLEQLKKYTTVVADSGDFEVMKKYKPTDATTNPSLILQAASMPQYQHLIKKAIEHGKQNGTSIEEKLEATMDKLVVLFGLEILKIIPGRVSTEVDAQLSFNKEASIAKAKKLIKMYEEHGISKDRILIKLASTWEGIQAARVLEQDYQIHCNLTLLFSYYQAIACAEAGVTLISPFVGRILDWYVANTDQKKFEPLEDPGVQSVTKIYNYYKKFGYKTVVMGASFRNIGEVKALCGCDLLTISPKLLEELENSNEPVYEHLTESSARKSDLEKVTLDEASFRWYLNEDKMANDKLSEGIRNFNADARKLEKVLREALTA, encoded by the exons ATGTGTGAAAATCCCATCAAGAAACAGAAGATGTCCAGCTCGTTGGaacaactgaaaaaatacaccaccgTTGTCGCCGATTCCGGTGATTTCGAAG TGATGAAAAAGTACAAGCCGACCGATGCTACAACTAATCCTTCATTAATATTACAAGCTGCTTCTATGCCGCAATATCAGCACTTGATAAAGAAGGCTATAGAACACGGCAAACAAAATGGAAC TTCTATTGAAGAAAAACTGGAGGCAACAATGGATAAATTGGTGGTACTTTTTGGtttagaaattctcaaaattatacCTGGTCGCGTTTCAACCGAAGTGGATGCACA ATTGTCTTTTAATAAAGAAGCTAGCATCGCTAAagctaaaaaattaataaaaatgtacGAAGAGCACGGAATTTCCAAAGacagaattttaataaaattagccTCAACATGGGAAGGAATCCAGGCTGCTAG ggTATTGGAACAAGACTACCAAATCCACTGTAATTTAACACTACTATTCTCATATTACCAAGCAATAGCTTGCGCAGAAGCTGGAGTTACGCTGATATCGCCATTCGTTGGTCGTATTTTAGACTG GTATGTAGCTAATACcgatcaaaaaaagtttgaaccatTGGAAGACCCCGGAGTTCAATCTGTTACCAAGATCtacaattattacaaaaaatttggctATAAAACCGTTGTAATGGGAGCTTCATTCCGAAACATCG GCGAGGTAAAAGCGCTGTGTGGTTGCGATCTTCTGACAATCAGCCCAAAATTATTAGAAGAATTGGAAAACAGTAACGAGCCTGTTTACGAGCATCTAACTGAAAGTAGTG CTCGTAAATCAGACTTGGAAAAAGTGACATTAGATGAAGCATCTTTCCGATGGTATTTGAATGAAGATAAAATGGCGAATGATAAGCTGTCTGAAGGAATTAGAAATTTTAACGCCGACGCAAGGAAACTAGAAAAAGTGTTGAGAGAAGCTTTGAcagcttaa